The genomic stretch TATAACTGTTGTTGGTGCATTTACTGAGATAGATAAAGCAATTGATCCAATATTTATATCACTATTTATTGATAATCCTCTAGCACCTAATATAACTGCATCATAGGAATTTTCTGATAAAAATCTCAATATTTCATTGCTTATACTACTTTCTTTACTTGAGTATTTTATTATTTTAAACTCATAATCTACTCTTCCGTTAACCCTTTTTTCCACTTTTTCTTTTATTGCTTGTTCGTTACACTCTTCACATACATGAATAATTGAGATTTGAGAACCATATCTCATGGCAAAGTCTATAGCTAAATCTAAAGCTCTAAAACTATTTTCTGAACCGTCTATCGGAACTAAAATTTTTCTTAACCAGAAACTTACGGTATATGTAGGCTCAGTCATATTAAATACCCTTTCATAATTCCTAAAGTATCATTTGTAACTTTAATTGATTCCTCCTTTCCCATAATTCCAAGGGAAGCCCTAATAGCATCGATATTCTCTGGGACTACTATAGACTCTTGATGAACACCATACATTAAGAATACTTCATTCCCATTGGTATAGATAGAATCTTCAAATACAACAACTTCTGGGATGTCATATCTAACTCTACCCATGTCTCTTGAAACTTCAATAATTTCAGCAGTAGAAGAAACTGTTGTACGTGAGGAATTAACTAAGACTATTCTAGGAGTATTAAGGAAAGTGTTAATAATGTCATCTTTGTTAACCTTATCTTTCACTGTTAAAACCATTGTATGTAAATGCATTAAAGTTGTGGGAGCAATAACAGCCATTGTAACTATATCAATTCCTTTTAATACAGTAAGAACGTCTTTAGCATGATGACTAGGTACACTTGCTGGATCTGGAACAATAGAGTTTATAGGACCTCTTTTAACCTCTTTAGGGTCAGCAGCTCTTCTCACTATTGTAGCTCTAACTTTCTCAACTTTACTAATCTTATTCATTGTACATATTATTCTTAACATCCCAGTTGTGTTGCATGAGACAACTCTGATATATTTTTTACCTTTAGCATCATCATAGTTACATAAGGCGGAGAATGATATATCTGCCACGTCAGCTTTTTCTCCACCCTGAAATAAAGCGTTCTTTCCGAGACTTTGATATAAAGGTTTATATGTTGCTCCAACTCCGTTTGGAGTAGTATCTACTATTATATCAGCCTCTTTTACCATATCTTCAATAGTGCCTGCAACTTTGATTCCAGATTTTTCGAATTTACTAATATTATCCTTTACTGTGTATATTTTTATACCTTTTTTATCAGCAATTATTGCCTCATAGTTTGGCGATGTTTTGCCAATTCCTATTAATTCCATGTCTGGTTGTAATCTTACCGCATCAGCGACTCTTTTTCCAATAGTCCCGTAACCATTTACAGCTACCTTAACTTTTTCCACTTTGCATCACCCATGACATATGTAAAGCTTCTAATGCTGGTAACTTATCACCAGCTAAAAATAAAAGCAACGCTCCTCCTCCGGTAGATACATGAATTTTATTTGGATTTATTTCTACGTCTTTATCAAGCATACTTATCATATGACCGCCGCCAATAATTACATATCCTGGGCTTTCAATAGAGGCTTTTAGTAAACTTTTAGTGCCAATCCTGAATCTTTCATCTTCAATGACTCCCATAGGCCCTCTTAATGTAATAACTTTGCCTTCCTTAATAAAAGAAGAATAAATTTCAATAGTAGTATTCCCAATATCTTTTATAATACCACTTACATTATTCTCTGGTTCATTGCTTAATTCTCCACTAGGCTTTTCAACTGTAAAGTCAACAGGGATTTCTATAGGTGCCCCGGATAGCAAGATTTTTCTAGCTCTCGGAATTAGACTAAGAAGACCTTTATTCTCTAAGACTTGCATATTAGGCTTACCTAGATTTATACCTTTTGCAACAGCAAATAGTTCTGCTACTAAACCGCCAGTTAATATTCTATCAGCAACTCTATTTTTTGCTAGGTGTTCAATTATCTTTAATGTATCGCTAACCTTACTTCCTCCCAAAACAAATATTTTGGGGGAGTCCTCCTTGTTAAAGATCTTGGATAATGCAGAAACTTCTTTCTCCATTATTCTTCCTGCAGCTGAGGGTTTTACTAAAGGAAATCCTACTAGACTTGGTTGACTTCTATGTGCTGTTGCGAAAGCATCGTTAATGTAAAAATCGACTAATGGGGCTAATTTTTTTACTAAAAAAGTTTTAGATTGTTGTTGTGGAGGAGCCTCTATTAATTCTTCAGACACAATTCTAACATTCTCTAATAGGATAGCTTCTCCTTTACCTAGTTTAGATATTCTTTCTCTAGCATAAGGACCTATAACATCATCGACAAACTCAATTTCCCTACCAACATATTTAGAAAGGATTTTAGAGTGTTCTTCTAAAGAAATAAAATCGTCATCTCCAGGTCTACCTTGGTGGGAAATTATTACTACAGAATTTTGTTTATCGAGTAATTCTCTAATTGTTTCAGCATGTGCCTTAATTCTAGAATCATCTAATAATTTACCAGTTTTTCGATCTACGGGCGAATTTATATCTATTCTTAGTAAAACTTTTCTACCATTTATGTCGAAATCTTCTATAACAGGAATATTAAGATCAGCCACTTTTATCATAATCCCATGTTTAAGATTAGAAAAAAGGTATATAAATAAGTAGTATTTTTAGCAAACAATATTAGACGCTAATATATTACCCCATAATAGTGGTATTAAATATTTAGTCTTAAATTTTGGAATATTTACTTGAATTTCCACGTTTCTAGGGGAGGTAGTTTTCAAAGTAACGTTGGTCTGTTCGATAGAAAAATAGGAAAAAGTATCCTTTAATATCTCGGTATCAATTTCCTTAAAAGCCCTGCATTGATAAATAGATTCAAAACTTCCATTATTTAGTGTTAAAGAAACAGAATGACAACTAGTTTCTAAGGTTCTTTCAGTCATCTTTATGAATAGATCTTTCATAGCATAAGGTATCTCATATCCATAAGCTCCCCTAGGAGGTAAGAGCATCTTAATATAATCCTCATCAATCTTTGATTGCTTCTTTATTAGAATATCAGTTGAAAAGAAAAGAAAAGTGGTGTTGCAAGCTCTTAATCTACTTAATCTTACCTCACCTAGAGTTAAATACTCAGAAGTTATGTTCTTAAGTGCATTGTAAAAATCTAACTCTCTAATATGCTCTGAGAAAGTTAACATACCCTTCACAGCGAATAATCCCTTAATTTTTTCATCCTCAACATAATATAATAAACTAAGGTTCCAATCCTTGACTTTCAGTTTCTTCATTGTTTTTTCTATTATACTTTTGATCAACGAAGCGTTAGTGTTCTTTCTTATAATTAGCCATTCTCCGAAATCATCACTAACCGTTATAGAGTTATCATCGTCCTTCCGTTTAAAAAACTTCATTATCAAAACAACTAACCTCTTAATATTTTTTGATAGGTAAGATTTAAAGGTTCATAATAAACTAACAACTTTTAAAGATGCTTTGCAATAAAAGAAAGCCATTCACTTTTTAAATCTACTTTCTAATATTATTAATAGCCGGGTCGTCTAGTGGTCAAGGATCGAGGGCTTTGGCCCCTCGGACCTGGGTTCAAATCCCAGCCCGGCTACCTTTTGGTCTGTTTCAAGATTTTTGATAAACTAAATTTATCTCTTAGTATGGTATATATAGTAATTCTTTCACTTAATTTATGCAATTTTTTGTTAATATCATGATGAAGAGATAATAGTTTTTACTCCTTAAATTTCTATTTAAAGTTTACTACACTAAGGAAATCTACCCTTATTTTTACTTTTTGTTGTTAATATTGATATTTCAAGCCTTATATATTTTATTATTGATATATAAGCGAGATGATAACTACTAAGAACCGCGAATCAAAATGGCAAGTTTTTACGTTCTCAGAAATATTAGAAATAAAAGATCCTATCTCAATTATAGAACTTCTTACAAATCCTAGGTTATTGTTTAATATAACTACTGATAATAAGGTTATTTTTGTGTTACCTTTTAAAAAAGATATCACTGGTCTAGTTCTTAAAAGAAGTTTGGTAGGAAAATTAGAAGGTCCTTTCATATATGATAGAATAGTAAAATATAGGATTTTAGGCGACAATTTTAAATATTTGATTTCATTTGAATTAAAAGATAGGAAATTGTTTATTTATTCTTTTCTTGCGTATAAGGCTACTCTTTTGGATAAGTTAATTGGTGGAAATAAGGTACTAGAAGAGTTAACACCAGAAATATTTATTGGAAAGCATTTAGCTAGAGTGATATTAGGAGATTCGTAAGATGCGTTTAAATGTAAGTATGTGGCCTAATTTCTGTTTTAGGTTTTAATGCTTCTATTATGATAACATTATTATTGCTTAATCTCTTTAATATATCCTTTATTAATATTTTTATTTTTCTCATTCTTGCATCCTTCAACTCTTGGTTAATTCTTTTTAGTTCCTCTAATGTTTCCGGTTTAACTATATAATATATTTCATCATCCTCTCTTATAGCTCTTATCTCTTTTTCTATTTCTGCAGCTATCTTTATAATGTCTTCCTCATCTTTATCCTTGATTAATTGTAATGTTTTATTAGCAGCTTCTATTATTCTATCTTCATTCAAATCATGAATTATATCTAATAGCTCATTTAACACAAAAGAATAATTTGCTTTTGAACTTAAATATATAGCGGACCCGCCGGGATTTGAACCCGGGACCACCGGCTGTCTTCTTTATATACCGGCCAAAATAGGAGGCCGGCGCTCTGTCCTGGCTGAGCTACGGGTCCGCTATAAAATTGTATATTTTATCTTATAGCTTTTTTGTTATCTTATGTTGGGGGTATCTTGAAAACCTTAATATTACATATATTCTTTATTATTTCTCCCAAAAGATCATATATTCTTTCTGCTTTGTTTAAAATCAAGAAATCATTACTTACTATTACTTCTTTCCTAAGTAATAACATTTTATCTGTTTTATTTACAACTTCAACGTTGACTCCTAGTTTTCTAAGCTTGGAAGCTAATTCTCCGCTTTTGCTTATTTGAGAGTCTAGGAGAATTACGGATTTTACATTTTTATGATTTAAGTATTCATTAACAAGAATGAGCGCCTCAAATATTTCTGGGTCATGTTTTCTTTTTCCTAATCCTAAATCCCTATAAAATCCATCATCACATAAAAATATCTCATCTTCATAAATAGCAGAAAGCAGTGTTATTGCTATATTATATCCATCAATTGCTATTTCAGCTGGATTAATAACTATTTTTCTTTTTATCTCTTCTATTTCTTTATCAGAATGAGTACATCTGTATAATAAAAGCCTTTCCTTTTTACTTAAGTTGTATCTAGCGGTAACTAAATCTAAGGCTGGCTTTCTATTATATCCCCTGTTCAATAAATATTTATAATCCTCATAGGCCATTACTAATTGTTGATTTAATTGTATTGACAATTTTATCAGTATTTAGTTGTGTTGTTATACTCCCATATGTTCCTTTTCCTCCTCCTTTTCCTCCTTCTCTTCTTAAAGCGTCGATAATTTTATCGACTCTTAGGTCATTAGATGTAGCTATTTCAACCACGTTATTATTTCCTTTGTTAGATATATTTATAACTACACTTTTTTGATTCATCGTTAATTTTCTCATTACTTCTTTTCTCAATTCTTCATCAAACAGATTAATTATATAAATTGTAATACCATTTACAGTCTCTTTTTTACTTATATTCTCTATCTCTTGTAGCATAATTTTTCTATATTGATTCAGTAATTCTTCTTTTTCCTTATATTCCTCTAGGAATCTCTTCAATCTTACTTCTATTTGTTCTGGTGAAGTAGAAAGTTGCTTGGAAATTTCTTTTAATTTATCTTCTTCTTGCCTAGCATATTGTGCCACAACATCTCCGGCAACATATTCTAGTCTTATTACGCCATCTTGGATCTTCTCCACGTTGATTATTTTTACTGCACCTATTTCTGAAGTGTTAGATAAATGGGTTCCTCCGCATCCTTCAATATCCCAATCCTTTATTTCGATTAGTCTTACATCAGCTCCTTCAGGAACTCCGCCAGCATAAATTGAAACACCATATTTCATTTCTGCCTCAGTTCTGTTTATTATTAAAGGCCTTACGGGCCTCCTATCATTTATCACATAGTTAGCTAGATCTTCTATTTTCTTGATCTCTTCTTCGGTAGGCAATTTATAATGTGTTATATCTAATCTTCCTTTTTGTGGTGTTTTTTCTGCTCCTGCTTGCCATACATGTTCTCCTAGGACTTTTCTAGCTGCAGAAAGAATTACATGAGTTACTGTATGGTGTTTCATTATTCTATATCTCCTTTGCCAATCTATTTCTCCATAAATTTGATCCCCTTCTTTTAGAGAAGGTTCTTTATCGAGTATATGGAATATAACATCTTTTACTTTTTGTGTATCAATCACTTGGTAAGCGTTTCCTTTTTCATCCTTAATTATTCCCGTGTCTCCTATTTGTCCTCCTCCTTCTGGATAGAATGTAGTTTGATCGAGCACAAGGTAGTTTTTATACACACTAACTACTTTAGCGGTAAAGGATCTTCTATATTGATCTTCATAATATAATTTTTTGGTAATGGGTAGTTTTTCTGCTAAATCAATAACATCTTTAGGTAATTTCTCTCTTTTAGTATCTTTTAATGGTGCGGTTTGATGTCTTTTTGCTACTAAGCCATAGAAATTGTAAGGTATTTCAACTTTTATTTCTGGGTTTATTTTTCTTATTTCTTCAACTAGTAAGTCTGGTGGAATACCGTTTGAATCATAAAGTTTTACTAAATCATCCACTGAAATTTCTTTTCTCCTAGATAAAGAAGAAGCTGTAACTGATATTTTTGATAATGTTTCGTTAAATCTTTCTTGCTCTAAGTTAACTACATCAAGAATATAATCTTTATTCTTTAACAACTGTGGAAAATCTTCCCTCCAATATTCTATTTGTTCTTTAACCAATTCATAAAGTTTTATATCGCTACCTAATAATCTTAGCACCCTTAATGCTCTTCTAATCAATAATCTTCCTAAGTATCCTTCTCCAGAGTTCGATGGAACAAGACCATCGGCAAGCATTAACGCTATCGTTTTAGTATGGTCCAATACCTGGAATACCCTAGCAGCTCTTGTTAGTTCTTGATCTACGTATTTTAAATCTAATCCAAGTTTCTTTGCTACTTCTTCTCTGTGTCTTTTAATTGTTTCTGGTTTATCGGGGTCTATTCTACCAGCAAGTATTGCTGCTATTTTTAATAATTCATCATCTACTAGAGGAGCACCAATCTTATTAAAGAAAATATACACTAAATTACCATAAATTGCATGGAATGCTGTAGGAGTTTTTTGGGTAAACCATGCTATTCTTTCTACTCCATAACCCGTATCAACTATTTTTAATTTTAAAGGTACGTAGTTACCATCTTTTATTTCATATTGCATAAATACTAATGTTGCTAACTCTAATCCACCTACAGTTACTTCAAATGATGGGCCAGCGTTTCCTCCTCCTTCCCACCACGACTCTTTGAAGTTTAATTCCTCTTCTGGTATACCTATTTCTTCTACAAAGAACTCCTTTGATAATTCAACTGTTTCATCTTTCCAGTATATTTGCTTATCTGGATAGTTGAAGGCATGATGTGCGGCCATTTCGAACGTAGTTAAATGCCTTCCAAACGTTACTCCCACATTATCTATATCTTCTAATCTAATACAAGGTTGTGAGAGAACTAGTGGGTTTGCTGGTGGTGGTACTATTCCGCTAGTTACAAAGGGTTGAAAATCAACTATACTTGCTATTGTAAGGTATAAGTCCTCTCTCCATCGTGCTAATACTGGTTTGGGTGGAATGATTGTATGTCCTTTTTTCTCAAAGAATTTGAGGAATTTTTGTCTTGCTTCTCTTACACTCAAAGGGGAGCTCTTAATATTTAAATCAAAAAAATAATAATCAGTACAAGGTATATCTGCACAAACGTTTCTTTCTTTATCCTTAGTCCAGAATGGTGTTTGACAAACTTGACAAATCTTTCTGTTATAATTATTATTTAAAAAGAATTTCAAGCGGTATTCATTTTCATTAACTTGAACCATAATCTAAGTAATTAAGAAGCAGATTAAAAGAGTTTGCATTAAAAAAATTTCTTAACCAAAGAGGGAAGATAGTCCTCCACCTATTTCTTCTTCGCTTGGTCCTTTCTTTTCTTCTTCTTTCTTTTCTTCTTTCTTCTCAGCTTGTTGAGCTGGTGCAGCTGCTGGTGCTGCAGCTACTGCTACCGGCATAGCTGCAGCATTCTTTAGTACTTCATCAATATTTACTTCTTTTAATGCAGCTACTACGGCTTTTAATCTTACCTCATCTACTGTTATACCTGCAGCTGTTAATACATTTTTTAAATTTTCTTCGTTTATTTCCTTTTTGGCTGAGTGTAAGAGTAAACTAGCGTATATGTATTCCATATCTATCACACCATAAAGCTATTAACTAATATATAAATTCATCCTCCGAATAATGAGGATAGTCCTCCACCTATTTCTTCTTCGCTTGGTCCTTTCTTTTCTTCTTCTTTCTTTTCTTCTTTCTTCTCAGCTTGTTGAGCTGGTGCTTGCTGTGTTTGTGGTACATGAATTCCTAAATCTACTTTTCCACTTATTGCACTTGCTAATGCATAAGCTTTTGATATAGCTCTAGAGAATACAGCTTGCACAGTCTCTGGTGTTATAAATCCAATTTCCGCAGCTAATGACAAAGCATTTCTTGCGGCTTTTTCTGCTGAGGCTTTTAGAACATCTGGTATTGGGTATGCTATTTCTACTGCTAATCCAAATGCTGATTGATAAGCTCTCGTTATGTCTGTCTTATAATCATCTAAGTTGATATATAGCTGATCTCCTGGTATAATTATACCATTATCATAAGCTACTTTTATATCAAGTTTTATATGAACAGGCATTATTCCTAGTTTTTGTA from Sulfolobus sp. S-194 encodes the following:
- a CDS encoding universal stress protein, whose product is MTEPTYTVSFWLRKILVPIDGSENSFRALDLAIDFAMRYGSQISIIHVCEECNEQAIKEKVEKRVNGRVDYEFKIIKYSSKESSISNEILRFLSENSYDAVILGARGLSINSDINIGSIALSISVNAPTTVILVR
- a CDS encoding phosphorylating glyceraldehyde-3-phosphate dehydrogenase, whose amino-acid sequence is MEKVKVAVNGYGTIGKRVADAVRLQPDMELIGIGKTSPNYEAIIADKKGIKIYTVKDNISKFEKSGIKVAGTIEDMVKEADIIVDTTPNGVGATYKPLYQSLGKNALFQGGEKADVADISFSALCNYDDAKGKKYIRVVSCNTTGMLRIICTMNKISKVEKVRATIVRRAADPKEVKRGPINSIVPDPASVPSHHAKDVLTVLKGIDIVTMAVIAPTTLMHLHTMVLTVKDKVNKDDIINTFLNTPRIVLVNSSRTTVSSTAEIIEVSRDMGRVRYDIPEVVVFEDSIYTNGNEVFLMYGVHQESIVVPENIDAIRASLGIMGKEESIKVTNDTLGIMKGYLI
- a CDS encoding phosphoglycerate kinase, whose translation is MIKVADLNIPVIEDFDINGRKVLLRIDINSPVDRKTGKLLDDSRIKAHAETIRELLDKQNSVVIISHQGRPGDDDFISLEEHSKILSKYVGREIEFVDDVIGPYARERISKLGKGEAILLENVRIVSEELIEAPPQQQSKTFLVKKLAPLVDFYINDAFATAHRSQPSLVGFPLVKPSAAGRIMEKEVSALSKIFNKEDSPKIFVLGGSKVSDTLKIIEHLAKNRVADRILTGGLVAELFAVAKGINLGKPNMQVLENKGLLSLIPRARKILLSGAPIEIPVDFTVEKPSGELSNEPENNVSGIIKDIGNTTIEIYSSFIKEGKVITLRGPMGVIEDERFRIGTKSLLKASIESPGYVIIGGGHMISMLDKDVEINPNKIHVSTGGGALLLFLAGDKLPALEALHMSWVMQSGKS
- a CDS encoding DUF434 domain-containing protein — its product is MAYEDYKYLLNRGYNRKPALDLVTARYNLSKKERLLLYRCTHSDKEIEEIKRKIVINPAEIAIDGYNIAITLLSAIYEDEIFLCDDGFYRDLGLGKRKHDPEIFEALILVNEYLNHKNVKSVILLDSQISKSGELASKLRKLGVNVEVVNKTDKMLLLRKEVIVSNDFLILNKAERIYDLLGEIIKNICNIKVFKIPPT
- the alaS gene encoding alanine--tRNA ligase, producing MVQVNENEYRLKFFLNNNYNRKICQVCQTPFWTKDKERNVCADIPCTDYYFFDLNIKSSPLSVREARQKFLKFFEKKGHTIIPPKPVLARWREDLYLTIASIVDFQPFVTSGIVPPPANPLVLSQPCIRLEDIDNVGVTFGRHLTTFEMAAHHAFNYPDKQIYWKDETVELSKEFFVEEIGIPEEELNFKESWWEGGGNAGPSFEVTVGGLELATLVFMQYEIKDGNYVPLKLKIVDTGYGVERIAWFTQKTPTAFHAIYGNLVYIFFNKIGAPLVDDELLKIAAILAGRIDPDKPETIKRHREEVAKKLGLDLKYVDQELTRAARVFQVLDHTKTIALMLADGLVPSNSGEGYLGRLLIRRALRVLRLLGSDIKLYELVKEQIEYWREDFPQLLKNKDYILDVVNLEQERFNETLSKISVTASSLSRRKEISVDDLVKLYDSNGIPPDLLVEEIRKINPEIKVEIPYNFYGLVAKRHQTAPLKDTKREKLPKDVIDLAEKLPITKKLYYEDQYRRSFTAKVVSVYKNYLVLDQTTFYPEGGGQIGDTGIIKDEKGNAYQVIDTQKVKDVIFHILDKEPSLKEGDQIYGEIDWQRRYRIMKHHTVTHVILSAARKVLGEHVWQAGAEKTPQKGRLDITHYKLPTEEEIKKIEDLANYVINDRRPVRPLIINRTEAEMKYGVSIYAGGVPEGADVRLIEIKDWDIEGCGGTHLSNTSEIGAVKIINVEKIQDGVIRLEYVAGDVVAQYARQEEDKLKEISKQLSTSPEQIEVRLKRFLEEYKEKEELLNQYRKIMLQEIENISKKETVNGITIYIINLFDEELRKEVMRKLTMNQKSVVINISNKGNNNVVEIATSNDLRVDKIIDALRREGGKGGGKGTYGSITTQLNTDKIVNTIKSTISNGL
- the rpl12p gene encoding 50S ribosomal protein P1, with protein sequence MEYIYASLLLHSAKKEINEENLKNVLTAAGITVDEVRLKAVVAALKEVNIDEVLKNAAAMPVAVAAAPAAAPAQQAEKKEEKKEEEKKGPSEEEIGGGLSSLFG